Proteins from one Natrinema salinisoli genomic window:
- a CDS encoding DUF2237 family protein has protein sequence MPDDRNVYGTELEPCSTDPTTGYTRDGCCRRVEADRGRHELCAVVTEEFLRFSRAQGNDLTTPRPEFEFPGLEPGDRWCLCLARWVEAEEAGCAPPVVLEATHEAVLRDVDPDLLREHEYDASDDGNPRQV, from the coding sequence ATGCCAGACGACCGGAACGTGTACGGCACCGAACTCGAGCCCTGCAGCACCGACCCGACCACGGGGTACACCCGGGACGGCTGCTGTCGGCGGGTCGAGGCCGATCGGGGCCGACACGAACTCTGTGCCGTCGTGACCGAGGAATTTCTGCGATTCAGTCGAGCGCAAGGGAACGACCTCACCACACCCAGGCCGGAGTTCGAGTTTCCGGGTCTCGAGCCCGGCGACCGGTGGTGTCTCTGTCTCGCGCGGTGGGTGGAGGCCGAAGAGGCCGGGTGTGCGCCGCCGGTTGTCCTCGAGGCGACCCACGAGGCGGTCCTTCGGGACGTCGACCCGGATCTGCTTCGGGAACACGAGTACGACGCCAGTGACGACGGTAACCCCCGGCAGGTGTAG
- a CDS encoding ATP-binding protein, with product MTDAALDVVEFLLTTSVYSDDRTLDENDLPPAFRRVYWTGGVDDESGSDDESGGSGGSTRKPAGISRPLSVTTSTARDATGVDRPWDAVSDLMFTERDEFSGTITLAQQDMAEEWFAERVDDDRLLKNPTLAKHFANHDDYGFDVTHEEARERNRPIQADRVWIDGLLNEYFDEEDDEEMLDLVDVRAPEEVDMSLDDLVLTEDQQNELNKISKAIEHRDYLADIGLREIGKLLFVGPPGTGKTSTAQALAQDMDLPFVEVKLSMITSQYLGETAKNVDKTFEVAKRLSPCILFIDEFDFVAKTRRSDEHAALKRAVNTLLKSIDNISLIDDDVLLIGATNHPDQLDDAAWRRFDEIINFPKPDHGMRADILGLITRTMEIDEFDPQLIADVTEGLTGSDLRMVLREAVLEALTEDRTTLTQEDLLNAVEEFEERDTLKNMDMMEGDHDALVAGGDLDKASDGGHSHDHDHDHDH from the coding sequence ATGACTGATGCGGCGCTCGATGTCGTGGAATTCCTGCTCACGACGAGCGTGTATTCGGACGACCGGACGCTAGACGAGAACGATCTCCCGCCGGCGTTCCGCCGGGTCTACTGGACCGGCGGCGTCGACGACGAAAGCGGGAGCGATGACGAGAGCGGGGGAAGCGGCGGAAGCACTCGCAAACCCGCCGGAATCAGTCGTCCCCTGTCGGTCACGACGAGCACCGCACGGGATGCGACCGGCGTCGATCGCCCCTGGGACGCCGTCTCCGACCTGATGTTCACCGAACGCGACGAGTTCTCCGGAACGATCACCCTCGCCCAGCAGGACATGGCCGAGGAGTGGTTCGCCGAGCGCGTCGACGACGACCGCCTGCTCAAGAACCCGACGCTGGCGAAACACTTCGCGAATCACGACGACTACGGGTTCGACGTCACCCACGAAGAGGCTCGCGAGCGGAACCGACCGATTCAGGCCGATCGGGTCTGGATCGACGGCCTCCTCAACGAATACTTCGACGAGGAGGACGACGAGGAGATGCTCGACCTCGTGGACGTCCGCGCCCCCGAAGAGGTCGACATGTCCCTCGACGACCTCGTCCTCACCGAGGACCAGCAGAACGAACTCAACAAGATCTCGAAGGCGATCGAACACCGGGACTACCTCGCCGACATCGGCCTGCGCGAGATCGGGAAACTGCTCTTCGTCGGGCCGCCCGGAACCGGGAAGACGTCCACGGCGCAGGCGCTGGCACAGGACATGGACCTCCCCTTCGTCGAGGTCAAGCTCTCGATGATCACGAGCCAGTACCTGGGCGAAACGGCGAAGAACGTCGACAAGACCTTCGAGGTCGCAAAGCGACTGTCGCCCTGTATCCTCTTCATCGACGAGTTCGACTTCGTCGCCAAGACGCGCCGGAGCGACGAACACGCCGCGCTCAAGCGCGCCGTCAACACCCTCCTCAAGAGCATCGACAACATCTCGCTCATCGACGACGACGTCCTGCTCATCGGGGCGACCAACCACCCCGACCAGCTCGACGACGCGGCCTGGCGGCGCTTCGACGAGATCATCAACTTCCCCAAACCCGACCACGGCATGCGGGCGGACATCCTCGGTCTCATCACGCGGACGATGGAGATCGACGAATTCGACCCACAGCTCATCGCCGACGTCACCGAGGGGCTGACCGGCAGCGACCTCCGGATGGTGCTCCGGGAGGCGGTGCTCGAGGCCCTGACCGAGGACCGGACGACGCTGACCCAGGAGGACCTCCTCAACGCCGTCGAGGAGTTCGAGGAGCGCGATACGCTGAAGAACATGGACATGATGGAGGGCGACCACGACGCACTCGTCGCGGGCGGCGACCTCGACAAGGCCAGCGACGGTGGGCACTCGCACGACCACGATCACGACCACGACCATTGA
- a CDS encoding universal stress protein, whose amino-acid sequence MNVLLGLGGSDESVKTLRRTIERTREVGDDLTIVVVDKPESKRSQDEMYQQALDSLEEADMSDVEVETLEGDPGSALVNYAERGEFDQLVIGGGTLSPMGKIQLGPITEFVLLNAPTTVKLVR is encoded by the coding sequence ATGAACGTGTTGCTGGGTCTCGGCGGCAGCGACGAGTCGGTGAAGACGCTCCGACGGACCATCGAGCGGACCCGCGAGGTCGGTGACGACCTGACGATCGTCGTCGTCGATAAACCCGAATCGAAACGCTCGCAGGACGAGATGTACCAGCAGGCCCTCGACTCGCTCGAGGAGGCCGACATGAGCGACGTCGAGGTCGAAACGCTCGAGGGGGATCCCGGAAGCGCGCTGGTCAATTACGCGGAGCGAGGCGAGTTCGACCAGCTGGTCATCGGCGGCGGTACCCTGAGCCCGATGGGGAAGATTCAGCTCGGCCCGATCACGGAGTTCGTCCTGTTGAACGCGCCGACCACCGTCAAGCTGGTGCGATAA
- a CDS encoding GNAT family N-acetyltransferase, whose product MVGTRLYPDEPSGPFPSPPTTVEDKEGRSIEIRAPETFTGETLDAVVEMYTEFDPTDRAQGIPPTGEERIRTWLETIGDDSVNVVARDGDDVIAHAMLVPDTDDLSAIEHRSDIEWELAIFVLQAYQRAGIGTTLLENLLGHASDIGIDHVWLTVERWNNPAIALYERVGFESTGTESFEQEMAILLEDATDGERSHES is encoded by the coding sequence ATGGTCGGCACGCGTCTGTATCCCGACGAACCGTCCGGTCCGTTCCCCTCGCCGCCGACGACGGTCGAGGACAAGGAAGGGCGATCGATCGAGATCCGAGCACCCGAGACGTTCACCGGTGAGACGCTCGACGCGGTCGTCGAGATGTACACCGAGTTCGATCCGACGGATCGCGCACAGGGGATCCCGCCGACCGGCGAGGAGCGCATCCGCACCTGGCTCGAGACGATCGGCGACGACAGCGTCAACGTCGTCGCCCGCGACGGTGACGACGTCATCGCCCACGCGATGTTGGTCCCCGACACCGACGACCTCTCCGCGATCGAGCACAGATCGGACATCGAGTGGGAGCTGGCGATTTTCGTCCTGCAGGCCTACCAGCGAGCCGGCATCGGGACGACGCTGCTCGAGAACCTGCTGGGTCACGCGAGCGACATCGGCATCGACCACGTGTGGCTGACCGTCGAACGGTGGAACAACCCGGCGATCGCCCTCTACGAGCGCGTCGGATTCGAGTCGACCGGGACCGAGAGCTTCGAACAGGAGATGGCGATCCTGCTCGAGGACGCGACGGACGGCGAGCGCAGCCACGAGTCCTGA
- a CDS encoding DHH family phosphoesterase, which translates to MSNAQSLRDVLTPAEELTIVCHNNPDPDCLASALALGRIAAAVGIDDRRILYSGDISHQQNRAFINLLDIDLTEFDPERVRNRSEDSLLAFVDHAIPGANNRVPEGTPIDIVIDHHPAEAIDARFVDHRETIGATATILTQYVRELDIELDATLATALLFAIRRETLGFLRGATHEEYAAAGSLHDAADLNLLRQLSTPSVTGATVDAIAQAIGNRTVRGSVLITHVGRTSERDALPQAADYLATLEGVETAIVYGIVDESIHLSARSTDTRVHIGDVLNEAFADVGSAGGHREMAGGEIQLGIFADAIGDDTQLIAIVEQIITARLVAGLNLQDKEQS; encoded by the coding sequence ATGAGTAACGCGCAGTCGCTTCGGGACGTCCTGACGCCGGCCGAGGAACTCACGATCGTGTGCCACAACAACCCGGATCCGGACTGTCTCGCGAGCGCGCTCGCGCTCGGGCGAATCGCCGCGGCCGTCGGGATCGACGATCGACGCATCCTCTACAGCGGGGATATTTCCCACCAACAGAACCGGGCGTTCATCAATCTCCTCGATATCGACCTCACCGAATTCGATCCGGAACGGGTTCGAAACCGGTCCGAGGACTCGTTGCTCGCGTTCGTCGACCACGCGATCCCCGGCGCGAACAATCGGGTCCCCGAGGGAACCCCGATCGATATCGTCATCGACCACCACCCGGCGGAGGCCATCGACGCACGGTTCGTCGATCACCGGGAGACGATCGGTGCCACGGCGACGATCCTCACCCAGTACGTCAGAGAGCTCGATATCGAACTCGACGCTACGCTGGCGACCGCGCTCCTGTTCGCGATCCGTCGCGAAACGCTCGGGTTTCTCCGGGGGGCGACACACGAGGAGTACGCTGCGGCGGGGTCGCTCCACGATGCTGCGGACCTGAATCTGCTGCGACAGCTATCGACACCCTCCGTGACCGGCGCGACCGTCGACGCCATCGCGCAGGCCATCGGGAACCGAACGGTGCGAGGATCGGTCCTCATCACGCACGTCGGCCGGACGAGCGAGCGCGATGCCCTTCCGCAAGCGGCGGACTATCTCGCCACGCTCGAGGGCGTCGAGACGGCGATCGTGTACGGCATCGTCGACGAGAGTATCCACCTGAGCGCACGCTCGACGGATACGCGAGTTCACATCGGGGACGTCCTCAACGAGGCGTTCGCGGACGTGGGGAGCGCCGGCGGGCACCGGGAGATGGCGGGCGGTGAGATTCAACTCGGGATCTTCGCCGATGCTATCGGTGACGACACGCAACTGATCGCGATCGTCGAACAGATCATCACCGCTCGACTCGTTGCAGGGCTCAACCTTCAGGACAAAGAACAGTCGTGA
- a CDS encoding universal stress protein codes for MDDSEPFTVDTVLAPVDGSDESATAVEYAVAVADRYDATVHALFVLGRGVVRGLDAGTVDDIDVAEHTQGFFDDIGTIADEADVPLATSVDDGFSQTRKTRHPGNVVLDTADDIDADFIVLPREPVTETEAEVLEKAAEYVLSYASQPVLSV; via the coding sequence ATGGACGACAGCGAGCCGTTTACCGTCGACACCGTTCTCGCACCGGTCGACGGGAGCGACGAGTCAGCCACCGCCGTCGAGTACGCCGTCGCCGTCGCCGACCGCTACGACGCCACCGTGCACGCGCTATTCGTGCTCGGACGGGGCGTCGTACGGGGGCTAGACGCCGGGACGGTCGACGACATCGACGTCGCGGAGCACACCCAGGGGTTCTTCGACGATATCGGAACGATCGCCGATGAGGCCGACGTTCCGCTCGCCACCTCCGTTGACGACGGCTTCTCGCAGACGCGGAAGACGCGCCACCCCGGCAACGTCGTCCTCGATACCGCCGACGACATCGACGCCGACTTCATCGTCCTTCCACGGGAGCCCGTCACCGAAACCGAAGCCGAGGTGCTCGAGAAGGCCGCCGAGTACGTCCTCTCGTACGCGAGCCAGCCCGTCCTGTCGGTGTGA
- a CDS encoding universal stress protein, producing the protein MFDTVVVATDGSDSVKRAVDVAFDLANRFDAEVHALSVIDASEVDASPQQLREELRTALETTAEAAVTTVEERADGDVTTATREGRPAAEICEYAREIDADLVATGTRGRHGENRLLLGSVAERIVRTSPVPVLTVRQLAPADDDTDGDDEPLATDV; encoded by the coding sequence ATGTTCGATACGGTCGTGGTCGCCACCGACGGCTCCGACAGCGTGAAACGGGCCGTCGATGTCGCGTTCGATCTCGCCAACCGGTTCGACGCCGAGGTCCACGCACTCTCGGTAATCGACGCCAGCGAGGTCGACGCCTCACCCCAGCAACTCCGGGAGGAACTCCGCACCGCCCTCGAGACGACCGCCGAGGCCGCAGTCACTACCGTCGAGGAGCGGGCTGACGGGGACGTGACGACCGCCACCCGCGAGGGTCGCCCCGCCGCCGAGATCTGCGAGTACGCCCGCGAGATCGACGCCGATCTGGTCGCGACGGGGACTCGCGGTCGCCACGGCGAGAATCGGCTCCTGCTCGGCAGCGTCGCCGAGCGAATCGTCCGAACGTCGCCGGTTCCCGTCCTGACGGTGCGGCAACTCGCACCGGCGGACGACGATACCGACGGGGACGACGAACCGCTGGCTACCGACGTCTGA